A section of the Clostridium sp. TW13 genome encodes:
- a CDS encoding methyl-accepting chemotaxis protein — MKSIKSKLILFLGLLVVAVCIGLGGISFVNSTKSLQSNLSKTLPKIAEETASSIQGRVKGQLNQLEAIASMPEIKDVNNSWENKKAILLDQAKRMGSVKLSIGDKNGDAKGTDGKTINLKDRDYYQKALSGESNVSDPLIGKVTGTVEVKYAVPIKNNNEVVGVLFETRDGNQLSELTNQVKVGTTGYAFMIKKDGTNIASTNKDLVLKMYNPVEEAKKDTKLQALAEIEKKMGAGETGIGEYTYGGADKYVGYAPVKGTEWSVGVIVVKGEILSELDSLKISVVGFSILFILIGFAVVYIISNNISKGIKSTSKHLGLLAEGNLCAEVSPKYLQLKDEVGEMTNSMKVMQESLKGMINRIKQNSENINMQSENLSSVSEEIASSSQNVTEAINEIAQGTSSQSEDLMNVTEILNDFSDKLSGMVGEIQVVDSNSRDISLMAKESSNEMNELNESVTKVSTSFKDFNRKIVGLGKDVNEINEITNMINSIAEQTNLLALNAAIEAARAGESGKGFAVVADEIRTLAEQSKNSSEDINRLINEIANNTNVIVQDSVEMDDELLNQVKIINSSITSFKKIIEAVNEVIPKIETVKKSAEGIDKDKETILGRVDGVSSVSLEVSASSEEISASSEQMSASTEEIAAAAQTLSSMTKEMLDEVNKFKI; from the coding sequence ATGAAAAGTATAAAATCAAAGTTAATACTATTTTTAGGATTATTAGTGGTGGCTGTATGTATAGGCTTAGGTGGGATTTCATTTGTAAATTCAACAAAGTCACTGCAATCAAATTTAAGTAAAACACTTCCTAAAATTGCAGAAGAAACTGCCAGTAGTATTCAAGGAAGAGTTAAAGGACAGTTAAATCAATTAGAGGCTATTGCATCCATGCCTGAAATAAAAGATGTTAATAATTCATGGGAAAATAAAAAAGCAATACTTTTAGATCAGGCTAAAAGAATGGGAAGTGTCAAATTAAGCATAGGGGATAAAAATGGTGATGCTAAGGGTACAGATGGAAAGACTATTAATCTGAAGGATAGAGACTATTACCAAAAGGCGTTATCAGGAGAAAGTAATGTGTCAGACCCATTGATAGGTAAAGTTACTGGTACTGTAGAGGTTAAGTATGCTGTCCCTATTAAGAATAATAATGAAGTAGTAGGAGTACTATTTGAAACAAGAGATGGGAATCAATTAAGTGAGCTAACGAATCAGGTTAAGGTTGGAACAACAGGCTATGCTTTTATGATAAAAAAAGATGGTACCAATATTGCTAGTACTAATAAAGATCTTGTCCTTAAAATGTACAACCCAGTTGAAGAAGCAAAAAAAGATACTAAGTTACAGGCTTTAGCTGAAATTGAGAAGAAAATGGGAGCTGGAGAAACAGGAATCGGTGAATATACTTATGGTGGAGCAGATAAGTATGTGGGGTATGCTCCAGTTAAAGGAACTGAATGGTCTGTGGGAGTTATAGTAGTAAAGGGTGAAATATTGTCAGAATTGGATAGCCTAAAGATTTCAGTTGTAGGATTTTCTATATTATTTATATTAATTGGATTTGCAGTTGTTTATATTATTTCTAATAATATATCTAAAGGAATAAAATCAACTTCAAAACATCTGGGATTATTAGCAGAGGGTAATCTATGTGCAGAAGTTTCTCCTAAATACTTGCAATTAAAAGATGAAGTTGGAGAAATGACTAACTCAATGAAGGTAATGCAAGAATCCTTAAAAGGAATGATTAACAGAATAAAACAGAATTCTGAAAATATTAATATGCAGTCAGAAAATTTATCTTCTGTTTCAGAGGAAATAGCTAGTTCTTCACAAAATGTTACAGAAGCAATAAATGAAATTGCGCAAGGGACAAGTTCTCAATCTGAGGACTTAATGAATGTAACAGAAATTCTTAATGATTTTAGTGATAAATTATCTGGAATGGTTGGTGAGATACAAGTTGTGGATTCGAATTCTAGAGATATTAGCTTGATGGCAAAAGAGAGCAGTAATGAAATGAATGAATTGAATGAATCTGTAACTAAAGTAAGTACTTCATTTAAAGATTTTAATCGCAAAATTGTTGGTCTTGGAAAAGATGTAAATGAAATAAATGAAATTACTAATATGATAAATAGTATTGCAGAACAAACAAATTTATTAGCATTAAATGCAGCTATTGAAGCGGCTAGAGCAGGCGAGTCAGGAAAAGGTTTTGCAGTTGTTGCAGATGAAATAAGAACACTTGCCGAACAATCAAAAAATTCATCAGAAGATATTAATAGATTGATTAATGAGATAGCTAATAATACAAATGTTATAGTCCAGGATTCCGTTGAAATGGATGATGAACTATTAAACCAAGTTAAGATTATAAACAGTTCAATAACATCTTTCAAGAAAATTATAGAAGCAGTAAATGAAGTGATTCCTAAAATCGAAACAGTTAAAAAATCTGCTGAAGGTATAGATAAAGATAAAGAAACTATCTTGGGCAGAGTAGATGGTGTATCTTCAGTTTCACTTGAAGTTTCAGCATCTTCAGAAGAAATTTCTGCGTCATCAGAGCAGATGAGTGCATCTACAGAAGAAATAGCAGCAGCAGCACAAACACTTAGCAGTATGACTAAGGAAATGCTTGATGAAGTAAACAAATTTAAAATTTAG
- a CDS encoding response regulator transcription factor, protein MKKIAIVEDDMKLRKYIVKYLKGYNYEVFVIDDFENVEEEVLALNPDLILLDINLPTFDGFYFLKVIKRKSDIPIIIVSARSEEGEQIRGIEMGADDYVTKPFSMGILLAKITAVLRRTTTKSIDVIKVCDMALICEGMQLKVRDTIIDLSKNEYKLMKIFMNNYNKIVSRDTLLEELWEEDVFVDDNTLTVNITRLKKKLKDINLGCEIVTKRGSGYVLK, encoded by the coding sequence GTGAAGAAAATAGCCATTGTGGAAGATGATATGAAACTTAGAAAATATATTGTGAAATATTTAAAAGGATATAATTATGAAGTTTTTGTAATAGATGATTTTGAAAATGTGGAAGAGGAGGTACTTGCTTTAAATCCAGATTTAATTTTACTAGATATAAATTTACCAACCTTTGATGGGTTTTATTTTCTAAAGGTTATAAAAAGAAAAAGTGATATTCCTATAATTATAGTATCGGCTAGAAGCGAAGAAGGAGAACAAATAAGGGGCATAGAAATGGGAGCAGATGATTATGTAACAAAACCATTTAGTATGGGAATACTTTTAGCAAAGATAACTGCAGTTTTAAGAAGAACGACTACAAAAAGTATCGATGTTATAAAAGTATGTGACATGGCACTTATATGTGAAGGAATGCAGCTTAAAGTTAGAGATACAATAATTGATTTATCTAAAAATGAGTATAAGCTTATGAAGATATTTATGAATAATTATAATAAGATTGTTTCAAGAGATACATTATTAGAAGAACTTTGGGAAGAAGACGTTTTTGTAGATGATAATACGCTGACTGTTAACATAACAAGACTTAAGAAAAAGTTAAAAGATATAAATTTAGGATGCGAAATTGTAACTAAAAGGGGGAGCGGTTATGTGCTTAAGTAA
- a CDS encoding phosphotransferase enzyme family protein, with protein MEHDILVNALNRSYQLNINQIGLYRDMIGRVYFLQSQGKRYVFKIYRNFKTDDALQTIRILNYLKANLYPVVSVVNTVQNESNIFVDCSEGSCVGVLYDYVDGITPNGKQEAGSIGKQIGKLHKLMESYPHKLAHKTKIDYIDDYISIMKEKNFDSEKIIDLQQYGDELWNRISKLPKSFCHGDLHTGNMLRNQRGEYVLFDFDDASGDYPSMDVAYMSDDTNFNQFQESMYDKTMHLYESFYSGYSKIRPLSNMEYNSIFDFIAVRHFQIISRIVRCQGLQSLDEKDCYEQYTWLMNWRELCIKKQH; from the coding sequence ATGGAACATGATATTCTTGTCAATGCTCTCAATCGCTCTTATCAATTAAATATTAATCAGATTGGACTTTACAGAGATATGATTGGCCGTGTATATTTTTTGCAGAGTCAGGGGAAAAGGTATGTTTTTAAAATATACCGTAACTTTAAAACAGATGATGCATTACAAACCATTCGTATACTCAATTATTTAAAAGCAAACTTATATCCAGTAGTTTCTGTTGTTAATACAGTACAAAATGAAAGTAATATATTTGTTGATTGTTCAGAGGGTTCCTGTGTAGGGGTATTATACGATTATGTTGACGGTATAACACCAAATGGAAAGCAGGAGGCAGGAAGTATCGGAAAACAAATTGGGAAACTCCATAAATTAATGGAAAGCTATCCTCATAAACTTGCTCATAAAACAAAAATTGATTATATTGATGATTACATTTCTATTATGAAAGAAAAGAATTTTGATTCTGAAAAAATTATTGATCTGCAACAATATGGAGATGAATTATGGAATCGTATAAGTAAATTACCTAAAAGCTTTTGTCATGGTGATCTTCATACGGGAAATATGCTTAGAAATCAAAGAGGAGAATATGTTCTTTTTGATTTTGATGATGCTTCAGGGGATTATCCTAGTATGGATGTAGCATACATGAGTGATGATACAAACTTTAATCAGTTTCAGGAATCAATGTATGATAAAACTATGCACTTATATGAAAGTTTCTATTCAGGATATAGTAAAATTCGTCCATTGAGTAATATGGAGTATAACTCTATTTTTGATTTTATTGCTGTTAGGCATTTTCAAATAATATCAAGAATAGTTAGATGTCAAGGATTACAAAGCTTAGATGAAAAAGATTGCTATGAACAGTATACTTGGCTTATGAACTGGAGGGAACTTTGTATTAAAAAACAGCATTAA
- a CDS encoding PTS system mannose/fructose/sorbose family transporter subunit IID produces MSKELKLTKRDRISVWFRSFFLQGSWNYERMQNGGWAFTMIPAIKKLYKTKEDRAAALERHLEFFNTHPYVASPIIGVTLALEEERANGAPIDDVTIQGVKIGMMGPLAGIGDPVFWFTVKPILGGLAASLAMSGNILGPIIYFLAWNIIRMGFMWYTQEFGYKAGSRITDDLSGGILQDITKGASILGMFILGSLVNRWVSVKFTPIVSSVKLSKGAFIDWSTLPSGAQGVQQALQQQASGMSLTDAKVTTLQGNLDSLIPGLAGLLITFICMWLLKKKVSPIIIILGLFAIGIVFHLIHLM; encoded by the coding sequence ATGTCAAAAGAATTAAAATTAACAAAAAGAGATCGTATTTCTGTTTGGTTCCGTTCATTTTTCCTTCAAGGTTCTTGGAACTATGAAAGAATGCAAAATGGTGGTTGGGCATTTACAATGATTCCAGCAATCAAAAAATTATACAAGACTAAAGAAGATAGAGCAGCTGCATTGGAACGTCATTTAGAGTTCTTTAACACTCACCCATATGTAGCTTCACCAATTATTGGTGTAACATTAGCTTTAGAAGAAGAACGTGCAAATGGTGCACCAATCGATGATGTAACTATTCAAGGTGTTAAAATCGGTATGATGGGACCTTTAGCTGGTATTGGAGATCCAGTTTTCTGGTTCACTGTTAAGCCAATTTTAGGAGGATTAGCTGCTTCTCTTGCTATGAGTGGTAATATACTTGGACCAATTATTTATTTCTTAGCTTGGAATATCATACGTATGGGATTCATGTGGTATACACAAGAGTTTGGTTACAAAGCAGGTTCTCGTATTACTGATGATTTGTCAGGTGGTATATTACAGGATATTACAAAAGGAGCATCCATTCTTGGTATGTTCATTTTAGGATCATTGGTTAACAGATGGGTATCTGTTAAATTTACACCAATAGTATCATCTGTTAAGTTAAGTAAGGGTGCATTCATTGATTGGAGCACACTTCCTTCTGGAGCACAAGGTGTTCAACAAGCTTTACAACAACAAGCATCTGGTATGTCATTAACTGATGCTAAGGTTACGACACTACAAGGTAACTTGGATTCATTAATTCCTGGACTTGCAGGATTATTAATTACATTTATCTGTATGTGGTTGCTTAAGAAGAAAGTATCTCCAATTATCATTATTCTTGGGTTATTCGCAATCGGTATTGTTTTCCACTTAATTCATTTAATGTAA
- a CDS encoding sensor histidine kinase, whose protein sequence is MCLSKSIKATLIKEKAAIIIYLMNTTFIMMLYYLLYGGKLQLYPLALTVFFLLLYLVYKFIVYKKLYGILEEGKASPQYKIEDDYVYKDLVDYLAQVHKSYILQLYNMDLKLEEKDSLMSQLIHNMKTSVAVIELAAEEGLEKNDDNQEIFKDIIEEKYRLEDNLEGALNVFRVEKFSKDYIPEKVNLKELVTKAIKCKKRDFIYSKVSPRVDIDEGIYVYTDKKWGSYVIEQVISNSIKYSNKKDSKVSLNAIKDENRVILEIEDQGIGIKKQYINRVFDLFFTGSNGRDNRESTGIGLYMCKLVCKKLNNEISVQSEEGKGTKVSISYINAED, encoded by the coding sequence ATGTGCTTAAGTAAATCTATAAAAGCAACTTTAATAAAAGAAAAAGCAGCAATAATAATATATTTAATGAATACAACATTTATAATGATGTTGTATTATTTGCTATATGGAGGTAAATTGCAGTTATACCCTTTAGCATTAACGGTATTTTTTCTCCTTTTATACTTAGTTTATAAATTTATAGTTTATAAAAAGCTCTATGGAATTTTAGAAGAAGGAAAGGCAAGTCCTCAATATAAGATAGAAGATGATTATGTATATAAGGATTTAGTGGATTATTTAGCACAAGTTCATAAATCATATATATTACAATTATATAATATGGATTTAAAGCTAGAAGAAAAGGATAGTTTAATGAGCCAATTAATACATAATATGAAAACATCCGTGGCAGTTATAGAACTAGCAGCAGAAGAAGGCTTAGAAAAGAATGATGATAATCAGGAAATATTTAAAGATATTATAGAAGAAAAGTATAGATTAGAAGACAATTTAGAGGGTGCTTTAAATGTATTTAGGGTTGAGAAGTTTTCGAAGGATTATATACCAGAGAAAGTTAACTTAAAGGAATTGGTGACTAAAGCGATTAAGTGTAAAAAAAGAGATTTTATTTATTCTAAAGTTTCCCCTAGGGTAGATATAGATGAAGGAATATATGTTTATACAGATAAGAAGTGGGGGAGTTATGTAATTGAGCAAGTAATAAGCAATTCAATAAAGTATTCTAATAAAAAAGATTCTAAGGTTAGTTTAAATGCAATTAAAGATGAAAATAGGGTTATATTGGAAATTGAAGATCAAGGTATTGGAATTAAAAAGCAATATATAAACAGAGTATTTGACTTGTTTTTTACGGGGAGTAATGGAAGGGATAACAGGGAATCAACTGGTATAGGGTTGTATATGTGCAAATTAGTATGCAAAAAATTAAATAATGAAATAAGTGTACAATCAGAGGAAGGAAAAGGAACTAAAGTTAGCATTTCATATATAAATGCAGAAGATTAA
- a CDS encoding ABC transporter ATP-binding protein, with product MKILECEKLTKVYDAFKGAQPVRALDNVSFTVQEGEFIGIMGPSGSGKTTLLNILSGLDNGTSGNIFINNKNILKLKKDDLALFRRRNLGFIFQDFNLLDSLTIRENIGFPLTVDKISPRLIDDKVDDLVDFLELNDIENSYPYIVSGGQKQRTAVARALVGEPKIIFADEPTGNLDSKSSKNIMTVFTKINKERKATILMVTHDPFAASFCKKIIFIKDGQIEFEINSSGNRKEFFDKIIDSQTAIGGKY from the coding sequence ATGAAAATCTTAGAGTGTGAAAAACTAACTAAAGTATATGATGCATTTAAAGGGGCACAACCAGTAAGGGCATTGGACAATGTAAGCTTTACGGTTCAAGAGGGAGAATTTATTGGCATTATGGGGCCAAGTGGAAGTGGCAAAACTACATTGTTAAATATTTTATCAGGGTTAGATAATGGAACTTCAGGCAATATATTTATCAATAATAAAAATATTTTGAAGCTAAAAAAAGATGATCTAGCCTTGTTTAGGAGAAGAAATCTTGGTTTTATATTTCAAGATTTTAATCTTTTAGATAGCTTAACAATAAGAGAAAATATTGGATTTCCTCTTACTGTTGATAAAATATCCCCAAGGCTTATAGATGATAAAGTAGATGATTTGGTGGATTTCTTAGAATTAAATGATATAGAAAATAGCTATCCTTATATTGTGTCAGGAGGTCAAAAACAAAGAACTGCAGTAGCTAGAGCCTTAGTTGGTGAACCAAAGATTATTTTTGCAGATGAACCAACAGGAAATTTAGATTCTAAGTCATCGAAAAATATTATGACTGTATTTACTAAGATAAATAAGGAAAGAAAAGCTACTATATTAATGGTAACGCATGATCCATTTGCTGCTTCATTTTGTAAGAAGATTATTTTTATAAAAGATGGACAAATTGAATTTGAGATTAACTCTAGTGGAAATAGAAAGGAGTTCTTTGACAAGATAATTGATTCTCAAACAGCAATTGGAGGTAAATACTAA
- a CDS encoding FtsX-like permease family protein translates to MKFNELILKNIKYNIRNYIAYLLGTSAVLSILFMFFNFIYSDTFLEKSKEIFIKGYEKNIIIGIMTLFLMAFIIYITVTFTKTRGKELGVYYTIGLTSKEILRILFYENIVISGISISIGLIVGILFSRLFNMAFLKVMDIDNVNIGVNIVGLLSVVLVGLLIFLINHLYQKILLRRNSIVELIKFSSKKEVARKGVFVKGIVSAIAFVVSYNKIIECIGGASNITKYTVVFAIVAIASLYFLIGFFMALVEVILKKFKKIYNNNIVTIRTLSSKFLSYRSTIFISIIMTAAGMFFIIQGVSFYKLGGMYIDRDYKSDLSIIVNKKQLDGNDFKSIIEKYAGKIKAYNELENIEEQYIEKNPEAGYNIRALRIISNETYNKTTKLTKELKENEVIAPIEEGRNINGDLTLKLITKGKAINTNYFIDFISNLDKYKKENNNKYLEFNQKNIAHEKMKLSNEIYDCISDMRPGFLVLNNKVYNEIKSNLDPENVYYDILVDLESDHDYKRINQELKEELKKIGGEELAETLNIKSNSRHIEMSKSSFIFFTFFFLGVIFLTGSGAILYFKIFTSLDEDKQRKNSFNRIGLTTTEIRKIISKEIRIIFLVPSIIALVITAIILMKMYNQMNEGKVPQIIMLYMFMGYSIVYLSIYEISRRAYLKKVFSSR, encoded by the coding sequence ATGAAATTTAATGAACTTATATTAAAAAATATTAAATATAATATTAGAAATTATATTGCATACCTTTTGGGGACAAGTGCTGTATTAAGTATATTATTTATGTTTTTTAATTTCATTTATAGTGATACATTTTTAGAGAAATCCAAAGAAATATTCATAAAAGGATATGAAAAAAATATAATTATAGGGATTATGACTTTGTTTCTTATGGCGTTTATAATCTATATAACAGTAACTTTCACAAAAACTAGGGGAAAAGAATTAGGAGTATATTATACTATTGGATTGACCTCAAAGGAAATATTAAGAATACTTTTTTATGAAAACATTGTTATATCAGGTATCTCAATAAGCATAGGACTTATTGTAGGAATTTTATTTTCTAGGTTATTTAATATGGCATTCTTAAAGGTAATGGATATAGATAATGTAAATATTGGAGTTAATATTGTAGGACTTTTAAGTGTAGTACTAGTAGGGTTACTCATATTTTTAATTAACCATTTATACCAGAAAATTTTATTAAGAAGAAATTCAATAGTTGAATTAATAAAATTTTCATCAAAAAAAGAAGTAGCGAGAAAAGGTGTTTTTGTAAAAGGTATAGTATCTGCGATTGCCTTTGTAGTTTCATATAACAAAATTATTGAATGTATAGGTGGAGCAAGTAATATTACCAAGTATACTGTGGTATTTGCCATTGTGGCAATAGCATCATTGTATTTTTTAATAGGCTTTTTTATGGCGTTGGTGGAAGTTATATTAAAAAAGTTCAAGAAAATATATAACAATAATATAGTAACAATAAGAACCTTATCAAGTAAGTTTCTATCATATAGATCTACCATTTTTATATCAATAATAATGACAGCTGCAGGAATGTTTTTCATAATACAAGGAGTTTCATTTTATAAATTAGGAGGAATGTATATTGATAGGGATTATAAAAGTGATTTAAGTATTATTGTTAATAAAAAGCAATTAGATGGAAATGATTTTAAAAGTATAATAGAAAAATATGCAGGAAAAATCAAAGCATATAATGAACTTGAAAATATAGAAGAGCAATATATAGAAAAAAATCCTGAAGCAGGCTATAACATACGTGCGTTAAGAATAATTAGTAACGAGACCTATAATAAGACTACTAAATTGACAAAAGAATTAAAAGAAAATGAAGTAATAGCACCTATTGAAGAAGGAAGAAATATTAATGGAGACCTAACTTTAAAATTAATTACAAAAGGTAAAGCAATAAATACAAACTATTTCATTGATTTTATTAGTAATTTAGATAAGTATAAGAAAGAGAATAATAATAAGTATTTAGAATTTAATCAAAAAAATATAGCACATGAGAAAATGAAATTAAGCAATGAGATTTATGATTGTATCTCAGATATGAGGCCAGGTTTTCTAGTACTTAATAATAAAGTATATAATGAAATTAAAAGTAATCTTGACCCAGAAAATGTATACTATGATATATTGGTAGACTTAGAAAGTGATCATGATTATAAGAGGATAAATCAAGAGTTAAAAGAAGAACTAAAAAAAATAGGTGGAGAAGAGCTTGCAGAAACATTAAATATAAAAAGTAATTCACGACATATTGAGATGTCTAAAAGTAGTTTTATATTCTTTACGTTTTTCTTTTTAGGAGTAATTTTCTTAACTGGTAGTGGAGCAATACTATACTTTAAAATATTCACATCTTTGGATGAAGATAAGCAAAGAAAGAATAGTTTTAATAGAATAGGCTTGACGACCACAGAAATAAGGAAGATAATATCCAAAGAAATACGCATCATATTTTTAGTTCCTTCTATTATAGCATTAGTTATTACAGCAATAATTTTAATGAAAATGTATAATCAAATGAATGAAGGTAAAGTGCCACAAATTATTATGCTTTATATGTTTATGGGATATAGTATAGTGTATTTAAGTATTTATGAAATAAGTAGAAGGGCATATTTAAAGAAGGTATTTAGTTCAAGATAA
- a CDS encoding FMN-dependent NADH-azoreductase, producing the protein MSKVLYIKANVKPEGQSKTFRISDSFIEEYKKNNPNDEIITLDLYKENINFLKGEDLEVVFGPKNEESRNHPILKYAYQFVEVDKYVIAAPMWNLNVPAILKAYIDYVSVTGITFKYTENGPVGLCQGKKAVHIVSRGGSYSEGAGAAFEMGDRYLRTIFGFFGTTDFTTIAAENVDVIGEDVEAILENAINKAQAIAKEF; encoded by the coding sequence ATGAGTAAAGTATTATATATAAAAGCAAATGTAAAGCCAGAAGGGCAATCAAAAACCTTTAGAATTTCAGATAGTTTTATAGAGGAGTATAAGAAAAATAATCCTAACGATGAGATTATTACATTAGATTTGTATAAGGAAAACATAAACTTCTTAAAAGGAGAAGATTTAGAAGTAGTATTCGGACCTAAAAATGAAGAAAGTCGAAATCATCCAATATTAAAATATGCATATCAATTTGTGGAAGTTGACAAATATGTAATTGCAGCACCAATGTGGAACTTAAATGTACCTGCAATATTAAAGGCATATATAGATTATGTGTCTGTTACAGGAATTACATTTAAATATACTGAAAATGGACCAGTTGGTCTTTGCCAAGGGAAGAAAGCAGTTCATATTGTTTCAAGAGGCGGATCATATTCAGAAGGTGCAGGAGCAGCATTTGAGATGGGAGACAGATACTTAAGAACTATATTTGGATTCTTTGGAACAACTGACTTTACTACAATAGCAGCAGAGAATGTAGATGTTATTGGTGAAGATGTGGAAGCAATTCTTGAAAATGCAATTAATAAAGCTCAAGCAATAGCAAAAGAATTTTAG
- a CDS encoding DUF956 family protein — protein sequence MVQSLNTKVDLTIDATAFTGLSDYGKLMIGDKGFEFYNSRDYRKFIQIPWEEVDYVIASVLFKGKWIPRYAIRTKKNGTYTFSSKDAKKVLRVVRNYVDPNRMVYSLSFFDVVKRTVKSIFKKSK from the coding sequence ATGGTTCAATCACTAAATACAAAAGTGGATCTAACAATTGATGCAACAGCTTTTACTGGCTTATCAGATTATGGTAAGCTAATGATAGGTGACAAAGGATTTGAGTTCTATAATTCTCGTGATTATCGTAAATTCATTCAAATTCCTTGGGAAGAGGTTGACTATGTCATAGCATCCGTATTGTTTAAAGGAAAGTGGATTCCACGATATGCAATCAGAACGAAGAAAAATGGTACCTATACGTTTTCTTCTAAAGATGCAAAAAAAGTACTTCGCGTTGTTCGAAATTATGTTGATCCAAATCGTATGGTTTATTCGTTAAGTTTTTTTGATGTGGTGAAACGAACAGTGAAGTCAATATTTAAGAAAAGTAAATAA